One window from the genome of Pyrus communis chromosome 16, drPyrComm1.1, whole genome shotgun sequence encodes:
- the LOC137720906 gene encoding cysteine and histidine-rich domain-containing protein RAR1 has translation MEGQRTALLKCQRIGCNAMFSDDDNPEGSCQYHDSGPIFHDGIKEWSCCKKRSHDFTLFLELPGCKTGKHTTEKPVLAKPKPKAPVSAPTAAPATDALSKQSCSRCRQGFFCSEHGAQAKELKSKPVNVETTPIPESITDDQGTSAPPKKIVDINQPQTCTNKGCGQTFKEKDNHENACIYHPGPAIFHDRVRGWKCCDVHVKEFDEFMSIPPCTKGWHNADPVS, from the exons ATGGAGGGTCAGCGGACAGCGCTGTTGAAATGCCAGCGAATTGGCTGCAACGCCATGTTTTCCGACGACGACAATCCTGAAGGTTCCTGTCAATACCATGATtcg GGA CCTATATTTCATGATGGGATTAAAGAGTGGAGTTGTTGCAAGAAAAGAAGTCATGATTTCACCTTATTTTTAGAATTACCAGG ATGTAAGACAGGTAAACACACAACAGAGAAACCAGTGTTGGCGAAGCCGAAGCCTAAGGCTCCTGTTTCTGCTCCTACTGCAGCTCCTGCTACCGATGCATTGTCAAAACAGTCCTGCTCTAGGTGTCGCCAGGGTTTTTTCTGTTCGGAACATG GTGCACAAGCCAAAGAACTAAAATCAAAGCCTGTAAATGTGGAAACAACTCCAATTCCAGAAAGCATTACTGATGATCAAGGCACTTCTGCTCCACCGAAAAAGATTGTTGACATAAACCAGCCCCAGACGTGTACGAATAAGGGATGTGGTCAGACTTTCAAAGAGAAAGATAACCACGAGAACGCATGCATTTACCATCCCGGGCCTGCTATTTTCCACGACAGAGTGAGAGGG TGGAAGTGCTGTGACGTTCACGTAAAGGAATTTGATGAGTTTATGAGCATTCCTCCATGCACCAAAGGTTGGCACAATGCTGACCCGGTATCTTAA